The following proteins are encoded in a genomic region of Schistocerca serialis cubense isolate TAMUIC-IGC-003099 chromosome 9, iqSchSeri2.2, whole genome shotgun sequence:
- the LOC126419605 gene encoding uncharacterized protein LOC126419605 yields MTIMEFDEYLIELVRSHSELYNMTDRRYSDSVCKETLWKEIGEEMGRPGPECKRRWVSLRDQFRKCVIKKPNSGQAAIPKKPWKYEEIMAFLRPYMLERQTVSNITVDICSEDESNSEVSSPIPDIENNSDLRSETSRPVMQKRSQSGNKRRTTDSASASLMNYIPATQPKEDHIDSFLSGICASVKRLSPLRQIQAKDEIYRIVSDLERDQVCENISSDTS; encoded by the exons ATGACG atAATGGAGTTCGACGAGTATTTGATTGAATTAGTTCGTTCTCATTCAGAGCTATATAATATGACTGATAGGAGATATAGTGATTCCGTTTGTAAAGAAACACTGTGGAAGGAAATTGGAGAAGAGATGGGGCGTCCAG GTCCTGAATGCAAGCGACGATGGGTGTCACTGAGAGAccaatttagaaaatgtgttattaAAAAACCAAATAGTGGACAAGCTGCCATACCCAAGAAGCCATGGAAGTATGAGGAGATTATGGCTTTCCTGCGCCCATACATGCTGGAGCGGCAAACAGTTTCTAACATAACTGTTGATATTTGTTCAGAGGATGAATCAAACAGTGAGGTGTCATCACCTATTCCGGACATTGAAAATAACAGTGATTTGAGGTCAGAGACAAGCAGGCCTGTCATGCAAAAGCGTAGTCAAAGTGGCAATAAGAGGAGAACTACAGACTCTGCATCTGCTTCTCTGATGAATTATATTCCAGCGACACAGCCAAAGGAAGATCACATTGACAGTTTTCTTTCAGGGATATGTGCCAGTGTAAAGAGATTGTCCCCATTGCGGCAAATACAAGCTAAAGACGAAATTTACAGAATAGTGTCTGATCTAGAAAGGGATCAAGTGTGTGAAAATATTAGTAGTGATACATCGTGA